The proteins below are encoded in one region of Nitrosomonas ureae:
- a CDS encoding type II toxin-antitoxin system VapC family toxin, giving the protein MIILDTNVISEPMKPNGNPAVQAWLDRQTAETLYLTATSLSELLVGIEILPEGKRKEGLDAALSKLMERLFGSRIVSFDQQAAIAYAPIVGRARTNGRLISVADGQIAAIAVVHGFTVATRDTAPFIAAGVPVINPWEE; this is encoded by the coding sequence ATGATTATTCTGGATACGAATGTCATATCCGAGCCGATGAAACCCAATGGCAATCCCGCCGTTCAGGCTTGGCTTGATCGGCAGACGGCCGAGACACTTTATCTGACAGCAACAAGCCTTTCCGAATTGCTGGTCGGTATTGAGATCTTACCAGAAGGCAAGCGTAAAGAAGGACTTGATGCCGCGTTGAGTAAGCTGATGGAGAGGCTTTTTGGGTCGCGCATAGTATCATTCGATCAACAGGCTGCAATAGCATATGCGCCCATAGTCGGTCGAGCTAGGACTAACGGTCGCCTCATCTCTGTGGCAGACGGTCAGATTGCTGCAATCGCGGTCGTACATGGATTCACCGTAGCGACTCGAGATACTGCGCCTTTTATCGCTGCCGGAGTGCCCGTCATCAATCCTTGGGAAGAATGA
- a CDS encoding IS4 family transposase, with protein sequence MHSGKLVFAQLMDYLPLHTFRRCVQRYPSKYPTKTLSHLDQFLCMAFAQLTYRESLRNIETCLRAHQAKLYHLGIRGNIAKSTLADANEQRDCRIYMDFAMSLIQIARKLYSSDSLAVELEQTVYALDTTTIDLCLSVFPWARFRQTKAAVKMHTLLDLRGNIPTFIHISDGKMHEVNVLDFLIPEAGSFYIMDRGFTDFARWFTMHQAQAFFVTRAKSSLLFRRVYSHSVDKSTGLRCDQTIALTATKASKDYPQHLRRIKFYDAEHDKHLVFLTNNFDLPALTIAQLYRCRWQIELFFKWIKQHLRIKQFYGTTENAVKTQIWIAISVYVLVAIVKKRLNTETSLYTILQILSLTLFEKTNLDQLLKNTEMQMITHHNNNQLNLFN encoded by the coding sequence ATGCATTCAGGCAAATTGGTATTCGCACAACTCATGGATTACTTGCCCCTTCACACATTCCGCCGCTGTGTACAGCGTTACCCTTCCAAATATCCCACCAAGACTCTTTCGCATCTCGATCAATTTCTTTGCATGGCTTTCGCGCAGCTGACTTACCGCGAGAGTCTGCGCAACATCGAAACCTGTCTGCGCGCTCACCAAGCTAAGCTTTATCACTTGGGCATACGAGGCAACATCGCCAAGAGTACGTTGGCCGATGCCAACGAGCAGCGCGATTGTCGCATCTACATGGATTTCGCGATGAGCTTGATCCAGATCGCCAGAAAGCTTTACTCCAGCGATAGCTTAGCGGTGGAGTTGGAACAGACAGTCTATGCACTCGATACCACGACCATCGATCTGTGTTTGAGCGTCTTTCCATGGGCGCGCTTTCGTCAGACCAAAGCTGCCGTCAAGATGCATACACTGCTTGATCTACGCGGCAACATTCCAACGTTCATCCATATCAGCGACGGCAAGATGCACGAAGTCAATGTGCTCGATTTCCTGATCCCCGAAGCTGGCAGCTTTTACATCATGGATCGGGGCTTTACCGACTTTGCTCGCTGGTTCACTATGCATCAAGCACAAGCATTTTTTGTAACGCGCGCTAAATCCAGTCTCCTTTTTCGCCGTGTCTACTCTCACTCAGTGGACAAATCCACGGGACTGCGATGCGATCAGACCATTGCATTGACCGCTACGAAGGCCAGCAAGGATTACCCGCAGCACCTACGACGTATTAAGTTCTATGATGCCGAACACGACAAGCATCTGGTATTTCTAACCAACAACTTCGATTTACCTGCACTGACCATCGCTCAGCTTTATCGTTGTCGCTGGCAGATCGAACTATTCTTCAAGTGGATCAAACAACATCTTCGTATCAAGCAATTCTACGGAACCACTGAAAACGCAGTCAAGACACAGATATGGATTGCCATCTCGGTTTATGTCTTGGTTGCCATCGTAAAAAAGCGACTCAATACCGAGACTTCACTTTACACAATCCTACAAATCCTGAGCCTAACTCTTTTCGAGAAAACTAACCTAGATCAATTACTTAAAAATACTGAGATGCAAATGATCACTCACCATAACAACAACCAACTGAATCTATTCAACTAA
- a CDS encoding integrase core domain-containing protein has translation MIFISVVYIILRGCEHEYTQKNPVNPPDREEIWRLYGTRDWTIVALAQKFRVSRPTIYKVIERARKQEFSPRKSTNKRFLQAKYGMKRLAKVESSLEIKKKSAARRYNKSYPGEMVHFDTKRLPLLRGEVKTLPRDYLFVGIDDFSRELYAAILPDKTQNSAATFLKQVIEECPYTIECAYSDNGTEYKGTPDHAFVALCKTNRIAQKFTRVRHPQTNGKAERVIKTILEMWHEQTIFTSRKDRELSLVRFVNFYNTVKPHTGISNMTPYEKLTNFFFNL, from the coding sequence GTGATTTTTATTAGCGTTGTTTACATCATTTTGAGAGGATGTGAACATGAATATACACAAAAGAACCCGGTTAACCCCCCTGATCGAGAAGAGATCTGGCGACTGTATGGCACGCGTGATTGGACGATTGTAGCACTTGCACAGAAGTTTCGAGTATCTCGTCCTACGATTTACAAGGTAATTGAGCGAGCGAGGAAGCAGGAATTTTCTCCCCGGAAATCGACCAACAAGCGCTTCTTACAGGCAAAGTATGGGATGAAACGGCTGGCAAAGGTTGAATCCTCTCTTGAGATCAAGAAGAAATCGGCAGCTCGTCGCTATAATAAAAGCTATCCCGGTGAGATGGTTCATTTTGATACAAAACGCCTACCTTTGCTCAGGGGTGAGGTCAAAACTTTGCCGAGAGATTACTTGTTTGTAGGCATCGATGATTTTTCGCGGGAATTGTATGCGGCCATTCTTCCTGATAAGACACAAAATTCTGCGGCCACTTTTCTTAAGCAGGTTATCGAGGAATGCCCTTACACGATTGAATGCGCCTATTCTGATAATGGCACGGAATATAAAGGAACCCCGGATCATGCTTTTGTTGCCCTTTGCAAAACCAATCGTATCGCTCAGAAATTTACGCGAGTTCGGCATCCTCAAACGAATGGAAAGGCTGAACGCGTGATCAAAACTATTTTGGAGATGTGGCATGAACAAACAATCTTTACTTCACGAAAAGATCGTGAACTCAGTCTTGTCAGATTCGTTAACTTCTATAATACGGTGAAACCTCATACCGGAATTAGTAACATGACTCCGTATGAAAAATTAACAAACTTTTTCTTCAATCTGTAA
- the selD gene encoding selenide, water dikinase SelD produces MNDIRLTALSRGGGCGCKVASNVLGQMLEKLPIQKVFPNLLVGIGDNDDAAVYYLNEQQAIIATTDFFMPIVDDPYEFGRIAATNALSDIYAMGGRPILALAVVGMPINKLSMSTIQQILAGGVSVCDMAGIPLAGGHSIETTEPIYGLVALGLVHPCKVKRNDRAQIDDVLILGKPLGIGILSAALKNDLLSDIGYHQMIKYTTQLNSVGSILGNLNGIHAMTDITGFGLVGHLLEVCKGSNLGAEIIFNDIPLIETAVELALQGISTGGGNKNWINYKSSLEIDGKLTESQRVLLCDPQTSGGLLVTCATSSVENVLNIFRMNGFDCVRQIGRMRAGNCTVKLKN; encoded by the coding sequence ATGAATGACATACGACTAACTGCGTTATCTCGTGGCGGGGGCTGCGGATGCAAGGTTGCTTCAAATGTTCTTGGGCAAATGCTGGAAAAATTGCCTATTCAAAAAGTATTTCCAAATCTTTTAGTAGGCATTGGCGACAATGACGACGCAGCTGTCTACTATCTCAATGAGCAACAAGCTATTATTGCTACTACAGATTTTTTTATGCCAATTGTTGATGATCCATATGAGTTTGGGAGAATCGCTGCAACAAATGCGCTATCAGATATTTATGCAATGGGTGGTCGACCAATCTTAGCGCTGGCTGTGGTTGGTATGCCAATCAACAAACTATCAATGTCAACTATTCAACAAATATTGGCTGGTGGCGTATCGGTTTGTGATATGGCAGGTATTCCTCTGGCTGGTGGTCATTCAATTGAGACTACTGAACCGATTTATGGATTAGTTGCTTTAGGTCTTGTGCATCCATGCAAAGTAAAGCGCAATGACAGAGCTCAAATTGACGATGTTTTGATTTTAGGTAAACCATTGGGAATAGGAATTCTTAGTGCAGCGCTAAAAAATGACCTTCTTAGTGATATTGGCTACCATCAAATGATTAAATATACCACTCAACTTAATAGCGTCGGCTCTATTTTGGGAAATCTAAATGGGATACATGCAATGACTGATATCACAGGTTTCGGGCTAGTCGGTCATCTTCTGGAGGTCTGTAAAGGATCAAATTTGGGAGCTGAAATTATATTTAATGATATCCCTCTTATTGAAACAGCTGTGGAACTGGCGCTCCAAGGTATTTCAACGGGTGGTGGAAATAAAAACTGGATTAATTACAAAAGCTCACTAGAAATAGATGGAAAATTAACTGAATCACAGCGTGTGTTACTTTGTGATCCACAGACTAGCGGGGGATTATTGGTAACCTGTGCTACAAGCAGTGTCGAGAATGTGTTAAATATTTTCCGAATGAACGGCTTTGATTGTGTGCGACAAATAGGACGAATGAGAGCGGGAAATTGCACAGTGAAATTAAAAAATTAA
- a CDS encoding FitA-like ribbon-helix-helix domain-containing protein yields MSVVTVRNLPEETHRALKLRAAQHGRSTEAEIREILEEAVRPRTRVKIGSELAAFGQSFGGLDFNHTRDQTPTDPAVFE; encoded by the coding sequence ATGTCTGTTGTTACTGTTCGCAATTTGCCTGAAGAAACGCATCGCGCGCTTAAGCTGCGTGCTGCTCAGCATGGACGTAGCACCGAAGCTGAAATCCGGGAAATTCTGGAAGAGGCAGTGCGTCCTAGGACGCGTGTCAAAATTGGATCAGAACTCGCTGCTTTTGGGCAATCCTTTGGAGGGCTTGATTTTAATCACACTCGTGATCAGACGCCGACTGATCCGGCAGTGTTTGAATGA
- a CDS encoding DsrE family protein, which translates to MHYVISTTWGPTDVTRAALPFIFAASALQAEDTVMIMLFHDAVTIAIDGTHQKMIPFGPPSKFAEVFSNSNAKVLVCKPCAEARTIREDMLVKNAIFGGMDDLHQDVSRPDAKFISF; encoded by the coding sequence ATGCATTACGTTATTTCTACGACTTGGGGCCCAACCGATGTCACGCGGGCTGCGTTACCGTTCATATTTGCTGCCTCCGCACTACAAGCAGAAGATACGGTGATGATCATGCTTTTTCATGATGCTGTAACTATTGCTATTGATGGAACCCATCAGAAAATGATTCCTTTCGGTCCACCTTCAAAATTTGCTGAAGTATTTTCCAATTCGAATGCTAAGGTTCTCGTGTGCAAACCTTGTGCTGAGGCGCGTACCATCAGAGAAGATATGCTGGTGAAGAATGCTATATTTGGAGGAATGGATGATCTGCATCAAGATGTATCCCGTCCGGATGCGAAATTCATCAGTTTTTAA
- a CDS encoding adenylyltransferase/cytidyltransferase family protein — protein sequence MGFQEISKLACIHGRFQPFHLGHANYLQECIKLWPNVLVGLAAPTPVKITTPGVEHRTTAIANPLTYTERVILIRAALNDLEMPQTNIEFLPFPIDEPESIKYILPQSVLCVTTKLYEWNEEKIRRLNKAGYNTFVLEKCIKFDFNGSLIRQYIIENNSAWKVMVLPSVAQLLQSWQFRDRLLSLQKESK from the coding sequence ATGGGATTTCAAGAAATATCTAAGCTAGCATGCATACACGGAAGATTCCAACCTTTCCATCTTGGGCATGCTAATTATCTTCAGGAATGCATTAAATTATGGCCGAATGTATTAGTAGGTTTAGCTGCTCCAACTCCAGTGAAAATTACAACCCCTGGAGTAGAGCATCGAACCACAGCTATAGCTAATCCATTAACTTACACAGAAAGAGTAATTTTAATTAGAGCAGCACTAAATGATCTTGAGATGCCGCAAACAAATATTGAATTTCTCCCCTTCCCAATTGATGAACCAGAGAGTATTAAATACATACTTCCACAATCAGTTCTTTGTGTTACAACTAAACTATATGAATGGAATGAAGAAAAAATTCGTCGCTTAAATAAGGCTGGCTATAATACATTTGTATTAGAAAAATGTATAAAGTTTGACTTTAATGGTTCATTAATTAGGCAATATATTATTGAAAATAATTCTGCGTGGAAAGTTATGGTATTGCCATCGGTTGCACAATTACTTCAGTCTTGGCAATTTCGTGATCGTCTTTTATCCCTTCAAAAAGAATCTAAATAA
- a CDS encoding galactose oxidase early set domain-containing protein, with amino-acid sequence MPLSAPTIKSQVSVCSQHVLTEGNLTGAAVDIYQNGATHIGQAMASSSQTWVPINPGVTLAQGDLITATQTLGTDFSGPSPQPKEVQGIPGTPPAPIFKTHLFGCAACLWLGGMVSGAKYRVTGQNQATLADEVRAEAVTGSGSSHVALNQPLWNGEKLKAEQDACGVVSGTANSQPAETYPLSKLPTPTVDTPLFECDSNIYGSDFVEGATAHMRREKMGALVQESASCSLGSVNFTASPHLDEGEEVWMWQDFKGYGGAGGDDKPDDNPYRRGCADRSDNSEKKVVLPVSQVEPPHIIEPLCANGKVVTLSNLRPGAKVVITHDGVDFIGQAVSTNAQDFYVDPLQGGKSVVARMEICGFKTGDSNTVDVNPQPANMPPPKVQDPLYSCTDVVRVRDIHPGALVLVYSTFVGEIGAAYVYDDEANITVTPALMDGDEIFAVQKGCGLVSDKSNVVQVQKPRELPRPVVVTPLYNCGEYVKVEKVVPGAIVEVYVNGNFAGGATVAEDEGSVKVNVMLVAKDQVEARQRLCDLISKFSTEVTVQEFIGAWEEKGWYDTNGNPISDSDKILAVHASLLRSGKILFFGGDQHTGSLNDSDDIDHTRLMDARTFRIQKITGLVSPPSDIFCAGHAQTANGDLLVAGGTYDWRLEGEHIDHAAANHFIGSRDSWIFDVASESWVRKGLLNHERPADFVSEHLARWQAANPSATATQITAKTNELTAQSDPSDPSALIHRTGGKWYPTVITLPDGKLLCVSGHPREEDSRHNNNSLETYDPATGAWTLAGPKDADLVPRVVGRSYEYPRLMVLSDGTVFSSYNMQDGNVHKWTVGNDADACTQVAGSIPGTPHSGLNGSATLLPFWLVPVAAGAYTPDKVLMTGGVKPQLIEPLSTLPNWFDTAARQLQVSGTPPLRRNHNTVILPTGEIFVEGGVQVENDDGTGVLEAELYNPQANTWQTLPPANVVRNYHHVSLLLPNGSVYVGGSNVKAASGLGARVFDIEVFKPWYFCRNRPVLGDVPNTLCHNSEVKVTSPDYERIAKVVIVRAGTTTHNFNCDQRMLELEMRKSEELGELTVRLPKVPNIAIVGYYLLFLLDRSNVPSEGKFIKVCKESSCFIATALYGYDSDEVRVLRNWRDEINYHVVGRAFIRAYETLSPGIARALKRHATLQAPVRKVLNRLVSRLRANRKQ; translated from the coding sequence ATGCCACTATCCGCCCCCACCATCAAATCCCAAGTTTCCGTTTGCAGTCAGCATGTGCTGACCGAAGGCAATCTTACCGGCGCTGCCGTCGATATTTACCAGAACGGCGCTACCCATATCGGCCAAGCAATGGCGAGTTCGTCGCAAACCTGGGTACCAATCAATCCCGGTGTCACCCTGGCGCAAGGCGATCTGATTACCGCGACCCAAACTCTGGGAACGGATTTTAGCGGACCTTCACCGCAACCGAAGGAAGTGCAAGGGATACCGGGCACGCCGCCGGCGCCGATTTTTAAAACTCACTTGTTCGGTTGCGCTGCCTGTTTGTGGTTGGGCGGGATGGTTTCCGGCGCCAAGTACCGGGTTACTGGCCAAAATCAAGCCACCCTGGCCGATGAAGTGAGAGCGGAGGCCGTCACCGGTTCCGGCTCTTCCCATGTCGCCTTGAATCAACCGCTGTGGAACGGGGAAAAACTGAAAGCCGAACAGGATGCTTGCGGCGTGGTGTCCGGCACGGCTAACAGTCAACCGGCGGAAACCTATCCTCTGTCGAAACTGCCGACACCCACCGTCGACACGCCCCTGTTCGAATGCGATAGCAATATCTACGGCAGCGACTTCGTGGAAGGCGCCACCGCGCACATGCGGCGGGAAAAAATGGGCGCCCTGGTACAGGAGAGCGCAAGCTGTTCACTCGGATCGGTGAACTTTACCGCATCGCCCCATCTCGACGAAGGCGAAGAAGTGTGGATGTGGCAGGATTTTAAAGGCTACGGTGGTGCCGGCGGAGATGACAAGCCGGACGACAATCCGTATAGACGCGGATGCGCTGATCGCAGTGACAACTCCGAAAAGAAAGTGGTGCTACCGGTATCGCAAGTGGAACCGCCGCACATCATTGAACCACTCTGCGCTAATGGCAAGGTGGTTACGCTTAGCAATTTGCGTCCGGGCGCGAAAGTTGTTATCACCCATGACGGCGTTGATTTTATCGGCCAGGCCGTAAGCACAAACGCGCAGGATTTCTATGTGGATCCCTTGCAGGGCGGTAAGTCCGTGGTCGCCCGCATGGAAATTTGCGGTTTTAAAACTGGCGACTCCAATACGGTGGATGTCAATCCGCAACCGGCCAACATGCCGCCACCGAAAGTGCAGGATCCGCTGTACTCCTGTACCGACGTAGTACGTGTCCGCGATATTCATCCCGGTGCTCTGGTGCTGGTGTATTCCACGTTCGTCGGTGAAATCGGAGCGGCTTATGTCTATGACGACGAAGCCAACATTACCGTTACCCCGGCATTAATGGATGGCGATGAAATTTTCGCGGTGCAAAAAGGCTGTGGTTTAGTTTCCGACAAGTCCAATGTCGTGCAGGTCCAAAAACCCCGTGAGTTGCCGCGGCCGGTGGTGGTTACGCCTCTGTATAATTGCGGTGAATACGTCAAGGTGGAAAAAGTCGTGCCCGGCGCCATCGTCGAAGTTTATGTCAACGGTAACTTTGCTGGCGGCGCCACGGTCGCGGAAGACGAAGGCAGTGTAAAAGTTAATGTCATGCTGGTAGCGAAGGACCAAGTCGAAGCCCGTCAACGCCTGTGTGATTTAATTTCCAAATTCAGTACCGAAGTAACGGTGCAGGAATTCATCGGCGCTTGGGAGGAGAAGGGCTGGTACGATACCAACGGCAATCCCATCAGTGATTCCGACAAAATACTCGCAGTGCATGCCAGCCTGTTGCGCAGCGGCAAGATTCTGTTCTTTGGCGGCGATCAACACACCGGCTCGCTGAATGACAGCGATGATATCGATCACACCCGTTTAATGGACGCGAGAACTTTTCGTATTCAAAAAATTACCGGCCTGGTCAGCCCGCCCAGTGATATTTTTTGCGCGGGTCACGCCCAAACCGCAAACGGAGATCTTCTGGTCGCCGGTGGAACCTATGACTGGCGTTTGGAAGGCGAACACATCGATCATGCCGCCGCCAATCATTTCATCGGTTCACGGGACTCGTGGATATTTGATGTAGCCAGTGAATCCTGGGTGCGAAAGGGATTGCTCAACCACGAGCGGCCCGCCGATTTCGTCAGCGAACATCTGGCGCGCTGGCAGGCAGCCAACCCGTCGGCGACGGCGACGCAAATCACGGCGAAAACTAATGAGCTCACCGCCCAATCAGATCCCAGCGATCCTAGTGCATTAATTCACCGCACCGGCGGCAAATGGTATCCCACGGTGATCACCCTGCCCGACGGCAAATTGCTGTGTGTCTCCGGACATCCGCGGGAAGAGGACAGTCGCCACAACAATAACAGTCTCGAAACCTACGACCCGGCCACTGGCGCGTGGACATTGGCAGGTCCCAAGGACGCGGATTTGGTACCGCGCGTGGTGGGACGCAGTTACGAATATCCGCGCTTAATGGTGTTATCGGATGGAACAGTGTTTTCTTCCTACAACATGCAAGACGGCAATGTGCACAAGTGGACCGTGGGTAATGACGCCGACGCCTGTACCCAGGTCGCCGGTAGTATTCCGGGCACGCCCCACAGCGGTTTAAACGGTTCGGCCACGCTGTTGCCTTTTTGGTTGGTGCCGGTCGCCGCTGGCGCCTACACGCCCGATAAAGTTTTAATGACCGGCGGCGTAAAACCACAACTGATAGAACCGCTGTCAACGTTGCCCAACTGGTTTGATACGGCCGCGCGCCAATTGCAAGTCAGCGGCACGCCGCCGCTGCGGCGTAATCACAACACCGTTATCCTTCCAACCGGTGAAATTTTTGTCGAAGGTGGGGTGCAAGTTGAAAATGATGATGGAACCGGCGTACTCGAAGCGGAACTGTACAATCCCCAAGCAAACACCTGGCAAACCCTGCCGCCCGCGAACGTGGTGCGCAACTACCATCACGTTTCCCTGTTACTGCCCAACGGTTCGGTCTATGTCGGTGGCAGCAATGTCAAAGCCGCGTCCGGCTTGGGCGCCCGCGTGTTTGATATCGAAGTGTTTAAACCCTGGTATTTTTGCCGCAATCGGCCTGTGTTGGGCGATGTGCCCAATACACTTTGCCACAACAGTGAAGTAAAAGTGACAAGCCCGGATTACGAACGGATTGCCAAGGTCGTTATCGTGCGGGCCGGCACCACCACGCACAACTTTAATTGCGACCAGCGCATGCTTGAACTTGAGATGCGTAAATCGGAAGAACTTGGCGAACTCACGGTAAGACTGCCCAAGGTGCCGAATATCGCCATTGTCGGCTACTATCTGCTATTCCTGCTTGACCGCTCCAACGTTCCGTCCGAGGGAAAGTTCATCAAGGTTTGCAAGGAAAGCTCCTGCTTTATCGCCACGGCGCTTTACGGATACGACAGTGACGAAGTGCGGGTACTGCGGAATTGGCGCGATGAGATTAACTACCACGTTGTTGGCAGGGCATTTATTCGCGCTTATGAAACCCTCAGCCCTGGAATAGCCCGGGCTCTGAAGCGTCACGCGACACTGCAAGCACCGGTACGCAAGGTGTTAAATCGATTGGTGAGCCGACTTAGAGCGAACCGCAAGCAGTAG